One Nostoc punctiforme PCC 73102 DNA window includes the following coding sequences:
- the crtW gene encoding beta-carotene ketolase CrtW, with amino-acid sequence MIQLEQPLSHQAKLTPVLRSKSQFKGLFIAIVIVSAWVISLSLLLSLDISKLKFWMLLPVILWQTFLYTGLFITSHDAMHGVVFPQNTKINHLIGTLTLSLYGLLPYQKLLKKHWLHHHNPASSIDPDFHNGKHQSFFAWYFHFMKGYWSWGQIIALTIIYNFAKYILHIPSDNLTYFWVLPSLLSSLQLFYFGTFLPHSEPIGGYVQPHCAQTISRPIWWSFITCYHFGYHEEHHEYPHISWWQLPEIYKAK; translated from the coding sequence GTGATCCAGTTAGAACAACCACTCAGTCATCAAGCAAAACTGACTCCAGTACTGAGAAGTAAATCTCAGTTTAAGGGGCTTTTCATTGCTATTGTCATTGTTAGCGCATGGGTCATTAGCCTGAGTTTATTACTTTCCCTTGACATCTCAAAGCTAAAATTTTGGATGTTATTGCCTGTTATACTATGGCAAACATTTTTATATACGGGATTATTTATTACATCTCATGATGCCATGCATGGCGTAGTATTTCCCCAAAACACCAAGATTAATCATTTGATTGGAACATTGACCCTATCCCTTTATGGTCTTTTACCATATCAAAAACTATTGAAAAAACATTGGTTACACCACCACAATCCAGCAAGCTCAATAGACCCGGATTTTCACAATGGTAAACACCAAAGTTTCTTTGCTTGGTATTTTCATTTTATGAAAGGTTACTGGAGTTGGGGGCAAATAATTGCGTTGACTATTATTTATAACTTTGCTAAATACATACTCCATATCCCAAGTGATAATCTAACTTACTTTTGGGTGCTACCCTCGCTTTTAAGTTCATTACAATTATTCTATTTTGGTACTTTTTTACCCCATAGTGAACCAATAGGGGGTTATGTTCAGCCTCATTGTGCCCAAACAATTAGCCGTCCTATTTGGTGGTCATTTATCACGTGCTATCATTTTGGCTACCACGAGGAACATCACGAATATCCTCATATTTCTTGGTGGCAGTTACCAGAAATTTACAAAGCAAAATAG
- the grxC gene encoding glutaredoxin 3: protein MAAKVEIYTWRTCPFCIRAKSLLKNKGVEFIEYSIDGDEAARNKMAQRANGRRSLPQIFINDDHIGGCDDIHALDSQGRLDELLTSV from the coding sequence ATGGCTGCAAAAGTAGAAATTTACACTTGGAGGACTTGCCCGTTTTGTATCCGTGCCAAAAGTTTACTGAAAAACAAGGGCGTTGAATTTATCGAATACAGCATCGACGGAGATGAAGCAGCCAGAAATAAAATGGCTCAAAGAGCAAATGGACGGCGCTCGTTACCGCAAATTTTCATCAATGACGATCATATTGGTGGTTGTGATGATATCCACGCTTTAGACAGTCAAGGCAGGCTGGATGAGCTACTAACTTCCGTGTAA
- a CDS encoding SRPBCC family protein: protein MLHFKHSSVINATPEVVWKFHERPDILQLLNPPWQPVQVVRREGGLNVGAITEFRLFLGPLPLTWLARHTECDKYRLFTDEQISGPFESWVHRHEFEPEAGKTRLTDAISFSMPGGETVEFVSGWLVQVQLEAMFRYRHYVTKRECESQ, encoded by the coding sequence ATGCTGCACTTTAAACATTCCTCAGTAATTAATGCCACACCAGAAGTAGTTTGGAAATTTCACGAAAGGCCAGATATTTTGCAACTGCTGAATCCACCTTGGCAGCCAGTCCAAGTGGTTCGTCGTGAGGGAGGGCTGAACGTGGGCGCTATCACAGAGTTTCGCCTGTTTCTCGGGCCATTACCCTTAACTTGGTTAGCACGTCATACTGAATGCGACAAATATCGCCTGTTTACCGACGAACAGATATCTGGCCCCTTTGAGTCTTGGGTGCATCGACATGAATTTGAACCGGAAGCTGGCAAAACTAGGCTGACTGATGCTATTTCCTTCTCGATGCCTGGTGGAGAAACAGTTGAATTTGTCAGTGGTTGGTTAGTGCAAGTGCAACTAGAAGCAATGTTTCGCTATCGCCATTATGTGACGAAACGAGAATGTGAGTCACAATAG
- a CDS encoding XDD4 family exosortase-dependent surface protein, giving the protein MSQLYSKKIAGYAICCMSALAVVTVSQMSRADAASMTFSVTGTNSASNNALASSVVFDDLLNPGKLTVTLTNMKNVSVPSDVLTSVFWDYAGSPLNLSLISATAATVTKNNPSTTTNNVNLLNTPNGKEWAFASTTNSAGLTNGVTQDYGLGTAGLGIFQGIGGQQQVNYGIIDGYNANANSPVKGGSFVDNSATFVLSGLPANFDIRKIGSVRFQYGTALSEPSIIKAQGNYYSPPPPPPKKVPEPGTTAALGLFAVGALKVVRKKSLVVA; this is encoded by the coding sequence GTGTCTCAACTATATTCCAAGAAAATAGCGGGTTATGCAATCTGTTGTATGTCAGCATTAGCTGTGGTGACAGTTTCACAGATGTCCCGAGCAGATGCAGCCTCTATGACTTTCTCAGTCACAGGAACTAACTCAGCATCAAATAATGCTCTGGCATCATCAGTTGTCTTTGATGACTTACTCAATCCAGGTAAGTTAACAGTGACTCTAACGAACATGAAAAATGTTTCAGTTCCTTCTGATGTCCTCACATCAGTCTTTTGGGACTATGCTGGATCTCCCTTAAACTTATCGTTAATTTCAGCAACAGCTGCAACGGTCACTAAAAACAACCCCTCTACCACTACAAATAATGTAAATCTTCTCAATACTCCTAATGGCAAGGAATGGGCATTTGCATCTACTACCAATTCCGCAGGACTTACTAATGGAGTAACCCAAGACTATGGTTTAGGTACTGCCGGCTTGGGTATTTTTCAAGGCATTGGTGGACAGCAGCAAGTGAATTACGGCATTATTGACGGCTACAATGCTAATGCAAATTCACCAGTCAAAGGAGGAAGTTTTGTTGACAATTCTGCCACGTTTGTTTTATCAGGACTGCCCGCTAACTTTGATATAAGAAAAATTGGTAGTGTTCGCTTCCAATATGGCACCGCTTTAAGTGAGCCTAGCATTATAAAAGCACAAGGGAATTATTATAGTCCTCCGCCTCCTCCACCAAAAAAAGTACCTGAACCTGGGACGACAGCCGCCCTTGGTTTATTTGCAGTGGGTGCATTGAAAGTGGTAAGGAAAAAATCTTTAGTAGTAGCCTAA
- the hflX gene encoding GTPase HflX — METIFGNLQGLKSSQLKQLQRLYHQRIPGDRITTPEFSQRLAAISTEVNQPVCAYINRRGQVIRVGVGTPRQTQIPPMELPRYGAERLSGIRCIATHLKPEPPNEAALTAMALQRLDALVVLNITGTGFTRRGGGATGYVKEAYLAHLIPQESRTLITSPAAFKVEESKIQTPSWNISPPMDLDDLADQDLVDLVENLEAEFQREFIAQEVDADHDRVLIVGLMTSETTPLQFQDTLAELARLVDTAGGDVLQTIQQKRSRVHPQTVVGEGKVQEIALTAQTLGVNLVVFDRDLSPSQVRNLELQIGIRVVDRTEVILDIFAQRAQSRAGKLQVELAQLEYMQPRLAGRGRTMSRLGGGIGTRGPGETKLETERRAIGQRISRLQKEVTQLQAHRSRLRQRRQHREVPSVALVGYTNAGKSTLLNALTNAEVYTADQLFATLDPTTRRLVIPYGETNEHQEILITDTVGFIHELPASLMDAFRATLEEVTEADALLHLVDLSHPAWLRHIRSVREILAQMPITPGPALVIFNKIDQANSETLALAREEFPLAVFISASQRLGLETLRHRLAQLIEYAVDSR; from the coding sequence ATAGAAACTATCTTCGGAAATCTCCAAGGTTTAAAGTCCAGCCAGCTGAAGCAACTACAGCGGCTGTATCACCAGCGTATACCAGGCGATCGCATCACCACGCCTGAGTTTTCCCAGCGTCTGGCAGCAATTAGCACAGAAGTCAATCAGCCGGTGTGCGCCTACATAAACCGTCGCGGGCAAGTGATTCGCGTCGGGGTAGGTACACCGCGTCAAACGCAAATACCACCGATGGAATTGCCCCGTTACGGTGCAGAACGACTCAGTGGTATTCGTTGTATTGCCACCCATCTGAAGCCAGAACCGCCAAATGAAGCCGCACTCACGGCTATGGCCCTGCAACGCTTAGATGCCCTAGTTGTCCTAAACATTACCGGAACAGGATTTACACGGCGGGGAGGCGGTGCAACTGGGTATGTAAAAGAAGCTTATCTAGCTCATCTAATACCCCAAGAGTCTCGTACCCTGATTACTAGTCCTGCTGCTTTCAAAGTAGAAGAGAGCAAAATTCAAACCCCAAGTTGGAATATATCGCCACCGATGGATTTGGACGATCTGGCAGACCAGGATTTAGTAGATTTGGTGGAAAATCTGGAAGCAGAATTCCAGCGCGAATTTATCGCCCAGGAAGTAGATGCTGACCACGATCGCGTGCTAATTGTGGGGCTGATGACCAGTGAGACAACTCCCCTACAATTCCAAGATACTTTAGCAGAATTGGCACGTTTAGTTGATACTGCTGGGGGAGATGTATTACAGACAATACAACAAAAGCGATCGCGCGTTCATCCCCAAACAGTAGTTGGGGAAGGTAAAGTACAAGAAATTGCCCTAACAGCCCAAACACTAGGAGTTAATCTTGTCGTCTTCGACCGCGACCTCTCACCCTCCCAAGTCCGCAACTTAGAATTGCAAATTGGCATCCGGGTGGTTGACCGCACCGAAGTAATTTTGGATATTTTTGCTCAACGCGCTCAATCCCGTGCCGGTAAATTGCAAGTAGAACTAGCACAGCTAGAATATATGCAACCGCGACTGGCTGGTAGAGGTCGCACCATGTCCCGATTGGGTGGTGGTATAGGGACTCGTGGTCCTGGTGAAACAAAACTGGAAACCGAACGCCGTGCCATCGGGCAGCGTATTTCCCGACTGCAAAAAGAAGTAACTCAGTTGCAAGCCCATCGTTCGCGCTTACGCCAACGAAGGCAGCATCGAGAAGTTCCTTCAGTCGCTTTAGTTGGATATACCAATGCTGGTAAGTCTACCCTGTTGAACGCTCTCACTAATGCAGAAGTTTATACAGCCGACCAACTATTTGCCACTCTCGATCCCACCACCCGCCGCCTAGTGATTCCTTATGGCGAAACAAATGAACATCAGGAAATTCTGATTACAGATACGGTAGGGTTTATACACGAACTACCTGCATCATTAATGGATGCCTTCCGCGCCACCTTGGAGGAAGTCACAGAAGCCGATGCCCTACTACATTTGGTAGATTTGTCTCATCCTGCTTGGTTGCGTCATATTCGCTCAGTCAGGGAAATTTTGGCACAAATGCCAATAACTCCTGGTCCGGCGCTAGTGATTTTTAACAAGATCGATCAAGCAAATAGTGAGACACTAGCTCTAGCTAGAGAAGAATTTCCTCTCGCGGTATTTATTTCTGCGAGTCAGCGCTTGGGATTAGAAACCCTACGCCACCGCCTTGCTCAACTAATTGAATATGCCGTTGACAGTAGGTAA
- a CDS encoding CPXCG motif-containing cysteine-rich protein gives MQNTAEYYCAYCGEPNLTFIDLSAGGQQSYVEDCQVCCNPNILYVRVDEDTLDIEIDTESES, from the coding sequence ATGCAAAACACAGCTGAGTATTACTGCGCCTATTGCGGCGAACCGAACTTAACTTTTATTGATTTGAGTGCTGGAGGGCAGCAATCTTATGTAGAAGATTGTCAAGTTTGCTGTAACCCAAATATTTTGTATGTGCGGGTTGACGAAGATACCCTAGATATCGAGATTGATACCGAATCCGAAAGTTGA
- a CDS encoding B12-binding domain-containing radical SAM protein yields MTSSVFDSERLLFTPTTPDTNAIPIIFAFPNEYSVGITSLGYQVVWATLAMRDDVQVSRLFTDTHEQLPRTPEIVGFSISWELDYVNILNLLESLEIPIQATSRDDSHPIIFGGGPVLTANPEPFADFFDVILLGDGENLLGNFIEAYKEVRNASRQTQLKRLAQVPGIYIPSLYEVEYHTKDGAVKSIKPISSEIPAVVQKQTYRGNTLSASTVVTEKAAWENIYMVEVVRSCPEMCRFCLASYLTLPFRTASLENSLIPAIKRGLEVTNRLGLLGASVTQHPEFEALLDYISQPKYDDVRLSIASVRTNTVTVQLAETLSKRDTRSLTIAVESGSEKIRQIVNKKLHNDEIIQAAINAKAGGLKSLKLYGMAGIPGEETEDLDQTVTMMRNIKKAAPGLRLTYGCSTFVPKAHTPFQWFGVNRQAEKRLQFLQKQLKPQGIEFRPESYNWSIIQALLSRGDRRLSQLLQLTRDFGDSLGSYKRAFKQLKGQIPDLDFYVHADWSTEQVLPWSHLQGPLPQSTLLKHLADAQSYINPSPKELQPLNS; encoded by the coding sequence GTGACATCATCTGTATTTGACTCTGAACGCCTCCTTTTCACCCCCACTACCCCAGACACCAACGCTATCCCCATAATCTTCGCCTTTCCCAATGAATATAGCGTAGGTATCACTAGCCTTGGCTATCAGGTAGTTTGGGCAACTTTGGCAATGCGTGATGATGTGCAGGTGAGTCGCCTGTTTACAGATACTCACGAACAACTCCCCAGAACCCCAGAAATTGTGGGATTTTCGATTTCCTGGGAACTGGATTATGTGAATATTTTAAATTTGCTGGAATCTTTAGAAATTCCTATTCAAGCAACCTCTCGTGATGATTCTCATCCGATAATTTTTGGTGGTGGCCCCGTTCTCACAGCTAACCCAGAACCTTTTGCAGATTTTTTTGATGTAATTTTACTGGGAGATGGCGAAAATTTACTGGGAAATTTCATTGAGGCGTACAAAGAAGTCAGAAATGCTTCTAGACAAACTCAACTCAAAAGACTTGCACAAGTCCCAGGAATTTATATTCCCAGTTTGTATGAGGTCGAATATCACACAAAAGATGGTGCAGTAAAGTCAATTAAACCAATTTCTTCCGAAATCCCCGCAGTGGTGCAAAAGCAGACTTATCGAGGAAATACTCTATCGGCTTCGACTGTAGTCACCGAAAAAGCCGCATGGGAAAATATTTACATGGTGGAAGTGGTGAGAAGTTGTCCAGAAATGTGCCGCTTTTGCTTGGCGAGTTATCTCACACTGCCTTTTAGAACAGCCAGTCTTGAAAATTCATTAATTCCAGCCATTAAAAGGGGTTTAGAAGTTACAAATCGGCTAGGATTATTGGGGGCTTCAGTAACTCAGCATCCAGAGTTTGAAGCGTTGCTAGATTATATTAGTCAGCCAAAGTACGATGATGTCCGTCTCAGTATTGCTTCAGTGCGAACCAATACCGTAACAGTTCAGTTAGCAGAAACTTTGTCAAAACGAGACACGCGATCGCTTACCATTGCAGTAGAAAGTGGTTCTGAGAAAATCCGGCAAATCGTCAACAAAAAGCTGCATAACGACGAAATTATCCAAGCTGCAATCAATGCCAAAGCTGGCGGATTAAAAAGCTTGAAACTCTATGGAATGGCAGGAATTCCCGGTGAAGAAACAGAGGATTTAGACCAAACTGTGACGATGATGCGTAATATCAAAAAAGCTGCGCCGGGATTGCGGTTAACATACGGATGCAGCACCTTTGTACCTAAAGCACACACACCATTTCAATGGTTTGGGGTGAATCGCCAAGCCGAAAAGCGGTTGCAGTTTTTGCAAAAACAGCTAAAACCACAGGGAATAGAATTTCGCCCAGAAAGCTATAATTGGTCGATTATACAAGCTTTGTTATCGAGAGGCGATCGCAGGCTCTCTCAACTTCTCCAACTTACTCGTGACTTTGGCGACTCCTTGGGTAGCTACAAACGTGCTTTCAAACAACTTAAAGGACAAATCCCTGATTTAGATTTCTACGTCCATGCTGATTGGTCAACAGAGCAAGTATTACCTTGGAGCCACTTGCAAGGGCCTCTGCCACAGTCTACACTACTAAAGCATTTGGCTGATGCTCAGAGTTATATCAACCCATCCCCAAAGGAATTACAGCCATTGAATTCCTAG
- a CDS encoding SemiSWEET transporter codes for MPQMFKTWQTKSAKDVSFLTLITFITGIFLWLIYGIYLQSLPIILANSVTLLFNLIILWLKIKYR; via the coding sequence TTGCCACAGATGTTTAAAACATGGCAAACAAAATCAGCAAAAGATGTTTCTTTTTTAACACTGATTACCTTCATAACTGGTATTTTTTTGTGGTTAATTTATGGAATATATCTACAATCTTTACCAATTATTCTTGCTAATAGCGTGACATTGCTTTTTAACTTGATAATTTTATGGCTTAAAATTAAATATAGATAA
- the cofG gene encoding 7,8-didemethyl-8-hydroxy-5-deazariboflavin synthase subunit CofG, translated as MPINNCRLVTYSPAYTIVPTYECFNRCSYCNFRSEPDKSPWMSISDARSILKPLQSEKVCEILILSGEVHPHSPRREAWFRRIYDLCKLALSMGFLPHTNVGPLSFDEMQKLKGVNVSMGLMLEQLTPTLLNSVHRHAPSKLPEARLQQLQWAGELQIPFTTGLLLGIGETSDDWWETLEAISNLHQRYHHIQETILQPHSPGNQQTFDAPPFNPHQLPEVIAQARKILPPDITIQIPPNLVKDDLWLLACIEAGAGDLGGIGPKDEVNPDYPHIQEQALREILQPAGWELVPRSPVYPQFDSWLSGELQTAVKRSRNAMLLV; from the coding sequence ATGCCAATTAATAATTGTCGTCTTGTCACCTATAGCCCTGCTTATACAATCGTTCCTACTTATGAGTGCTTTAATCGCTGTAGTTACTGCAACTTTCGTAGCGAACCTGATAAAAGCCCCTGGATGAGTATTTCAGATGCACGAAGCATTTTAAAACCACTCCAAAGCGAAAAAGTCTGTGAAATCCTCATACTAAGCGGTGAAGTTCATCCTCATTCGCCAAGGCGTGAGGCGTGGTTTAGACGAATTTATGATTTGTGCAAGTTAGCCCTTTCAATGGGGTTTTTACCACATACCAATGTAGGACCATTGAGTTTTGATGAAATGCAAAAACTCAAGGGTGTAAATGTCTCGATGGGGCTGATGCTGGAACAGTTAACGCCAACATTATTAAATAGTGTACATCGACACGCACCAAGTAAATTGCCAGAAGCTCGTTTACAACAATTGCAATGGGCGGGAGAGTTACAAATTCCCTTTACAACTGGCTTACTCTTAGGAATTGGAGAAACCTCTGATGATTGGTGGGAAACCTTAGAAGCTATATCTAACTTGCACCAACGTTACCATCACATTCAAGAAACGATCCTGCAACCTCATAGTCCAGGAAATCAGCAAACTTTTGATGCACCTCCTTTTAATCCCCATCAATTACCAGAAGTAATTGCTCAAGCACGTAAGATTTTACCGCCAGATATTACTATTCAAATTCCGCCAAATTTAGTTAAGGATGACCTATGGTTACTCGCTTGTATCGAAGCTGGTGCGGGAGATTTGGGTGGAATTGGGCCAAAAGATGAAGTAAATCCCGATTATCCTCATATTCAGGAACAGGCATTGAGAGAAATTCTACAACCTGCTGGGTGGGAATTGGTGCCGCGATCGCCAGTTTATCCGCAATTTGATAGCTGGTTGTCGGGGGAGTTGCAAACAGCAGTGAAGCGATCGCGGAATGCTATGTTATTGGTTTAA
- a CDS encoding DUF1636 family protein, with protein MTTTVNISPANPLGVADHTLFVCKTCASVWQEGKRLGESGGEKLLHQLQQLAQDWELRDEFPIQEVECMSACNRSCVVAFAAKGKLTYLFGDLAVDNSASAILECASQYYVKADGLLPWSERPEALKKGILAKIPPLPH; from the coding sequence ATGACTACTACTGTGAATATTTCCCCAGCGAATCCCTTGGGAGTTGCTGACCATACTTTATTTGTTTGCAAAACTTGCGCTAGCGTTTGGCAAGAGGGAAAACGCTTAGGTGAAAGTGGTGGTGAAAAACTTCTACACCAACTTCAGCAACTTGCACAAGATTGGGAGTTACGAGATGAATTCCCAATTCAAGAAGTTGAATGCATGAGTGCTTGTAATCGTTCCTGTGTGGTTGCCTTTGCTGCCAAAGGTAAATTGACATATTTGTTTGGTGATTTAGCCGTTGATAATAGTGCATCTGCGATACTAGAATGTGCTAGTCAATACTATGTCAAAGCAGATGGTTTGCTGCCTTGGTCAGAGCGTCCAGAAGCCCTGAAGAAGGGCATTTTAGCAAAGATTCCACCTTTACCTCACTAA
- a CDS encoding cobalt-precorrin-6A reductase, whose product MRVLILGGTGNAAELAARVATIQGVDAITSLAGRTREPSVPLGDLRVGGFGGVAGLASYLQAMQIDLLIDATHPFASQISFNAADAAKEVGVPRLMLIRPPWEKGSGDRWMEVDNVEAAAASLQNQAHRVFLTVGRQELAAFAHLEEIWFLMRMIDPPVDDALVPPGMVLCDRGPFNLNNERQILIDRKIDTIVSKNSGGDATKPKIIAARELGVKVVMVNRPAIPPGEQVSDVEGALVWLLEKLHN is encoded by the coding sequence ATGCGCGTTTTGATTCTGGGTGGTACAGGAAATGCCGCAGAACTAGCCGCTAGAGTCGCGACTATCCAGGGGGTAGATGCAATCACGTCTTTAGCCGGTCGTACCCGTGAACCATCAGTTCCGTTGGGCGATTTACGGGTTGGTGGCTTTGGTGGTGTGGCTGGATTGGCTAGCTATCTCCAAGCAATGCAAATCGACTTATTAATTGATGCAACCCATCCTTTTGCTAGTCAAATTTCTTTCAATGCGGCAGATGCTGCAAAGGAAGTCGGAGTACCCCGTCTGATGTTAATACGCCCACCTTGGGAAAAAGGAAGTGGCGATCGCTGGATGGAAGTTGATAACGTTGAAGCCGCCGCCGCATCACTGCAAAACCAAGCACATCGGGTATTTTTGACGGTTGGCAGACAAGAACTCGCCGCCTTTGCTCACCTAGAGGAAATTTGGTTCTTGATGCGGATGATTGACCCTCCTGTTGATGATGCCTTAGTGCCACCGGGGATGGTATTGTGCGATCGCGGGCCCTTTAACCTCAATAATGAAAGGCAAATCCTGATTGATCGCAAGATTGATACCATAGTCAGTAAAAATAGCGGTGGCGATGCCACAAAGCCCAAGATTATTGCAGCGCGAGAACTGGGCGTGAAGGTTGTGATGGTAAATCGTCCAGCCATACCGCCAGGAGAGCAAGTTAGTGATGTTGAAGGTGCTTTGGTATGGCTACTTGAAAAATTGCATAACTAG
- the gshB gene encoding glutathione synthase codes for MKLAFIIDPIHLLDPCHDTSIALIEAAQILGHEVWVTQANLLSVAEGKAWAVLQRVELVPVQLVERRWIAANPWYKLSDSSLTSLETMDAVFMRTDPPVNDSYLYATYILDYVDQNKTLLINSPSGIRGANEKMYALQFTKAIPETIVSADKQFIRQFVEAKGAAVLKPLGNKAGEGILFLQSSDRNFNSIVELSTLQGRVPVMVQTYLPEAKEGDKRIILLNGEPIGALNRLSSGTDFRNNMATGGTVAQTEITPREHEICTQVAERLRQDGLIFVGIDVIGGYLTEVNVTSPTGIREIDRLDGTHLGYQVIQWIEQSLNSRRQEE; via the coding sequence GTGAAACTGGCTTTTATCATTGATCCCATCCATCTGCTTGACCCGTGTCATGATACCAGCATTGCCCTGATCGAAGCAGCGCAAATCCTGGGACACGAAGTTTGGGTAACTCAAGCAAATCTGCTGAGTGTGGCGGAGGGCAAAGCTTGGGCTGTCCTACAGCGAGTCGAACTTGTACCAGTGCAGTTGGTGGAGAGACGCTGGATAGCGGCGAATCCTTGGTATAAGTTAAGTGATTCTTCCTTAACTTCCTTAGAGACAATGGATGCCGTATTTATGCGGACAGATCCACCTGTCAATGATTCTTACCTCTATGCCACCTACATTTTGGATTATGTTGACCAAAATAAAACTCTGCTGATTAACAGTCCTAGCGGCATTCGAGGGGCAAATGAAAAAATGTATGCCCTCCAGTTTACCAAAGCGATTCCAGAAACGATTGTCAGTGCTGATAAGCAGTTTATTCGGCAATTTGTTGAAGCCAAGGGGGCAGCTGTTCTCAAACCACTGGGAAACAAAGCCGGGGAAGGAATTTTATTTTTGCAATCAAGCGATCGCAATTTTAACTCCATTGTCGAACTCAGTACCCTCCAAGGTCGAGTGCCAGTAATGGTACAAACCTATCTACCGGAGGCAAAAGAAGGAGATAAACGCATTATCCTGCTCAATGGCGAACCGATTGGTGCGCTCAATCGCCTCTCTAGCGGAACTGATTTTCGCAATAATATGGCAACTGGTGGTACAGTCGCTCAAACCGAAATTACCCCAAGAGAACATGAAATTTGTACCCAAGTAGCCGAACGCTTACGCCAAGATGGTTTAATTTTTGTGGGTATAGATGTTATTGGTGGCTACTTAACTGAAGTTAACGTCACCAGTCCTACGGGAATTCGTGAAATTGATCGTCTAGATGGTACTCACCTTGGTTATCAGGTTATTCAATGGATTGAACAGTCATTAAATTCAAGGAGGCAGGAAGAGTAA
- a CDS encoding SDR family NAD(P)-dependent oxidoreductase, with amino-acid sequence MAPTVLITGASEGIGKATALLFARQGYDLVLAARHADRLEALAQEVQSIGCPAPLTITCDVTDSSQVNALVQKALGNYGYIDVLINNAGIFASGPVEQFSLSDWHQIIDTNLWGYIHTINALLPHFLQRRSGTIVNLSSIGGKVPSAYLVPYCTSKFGVTGLTESLQVELQPKGIHVCGIYPNLIKSTLMERAVFRGQDEQDTHTRRGQLENVLKNPVVEKPEDVANAIWDAVKNKKSEVMVGSANLSQSLYRLFPGLIKWVSRQGLKNQDN; translated from the coding sequence ATGGCTCCTACGGTGCTAATTACAGGTGCTTCTGAAGGCATTGGCAAAGCAACGGCTCTTTTATTTGCGCGGCAAGGATATGACTTGGTACTTGCAGCTCGTCATGCTGACCGCTTGGAAGCCTTAGCGCAGGAAGTGCAAAGCATTGGCTGCCCTGCACCATTAACGATTACTTGCGATGTCACTGACTCATCTCAGGTAAACGCGTTAGTGCAAAAGGCATTAGGAAATTATGGCTATATCGACGTGCTGATAAACAATGCCGGCATCTTTGCATCGGGGCCAGTAGAGCAGTTTTCTCTTAGTGATTGGCATCAAATTATAGACACTAATTTATGGGGATATATCCACACTATTAATGCCCTTCTGCCTCATTTCCTCCAGCGTCGAAGTGGAACTATAGTTAATTTAAGTTCCATCGGTGGTAAGGTGCCAAGTGCTTACTTGGTTCCCTATTGTACTAGTAAGTTTGGTGTGACAGGGTTGACGGAATCGCTGCAAGTAGAACTACAGCCAAAAGGTATTCATGTTTGTGGGATTTATCCGAATTTAATTAAGAGTACTTTAATGGAACGGGCAGTTTTTCGAGGCCAGGATGAGCAAGATACTCATACTCGCCGTGGACAGCTTGAGAATGTGCTGAAAAATCCGGTGGTGGAGAAGCCTGAAGATGTAGCAAATGCTATCTGGGATGCAGTCAAGAATAAAAAGTCAGAAGTGATGGTTGGTTCGGCTAATTTATCGCAAAGTTTGTATCGCTTGTTTCCTGGTTTGATAAAGTGGGTTTCACGGCAAGGGTTGAAGAATCAAGATAATTAA